Within the Gossypium raimondii isolate GPD5lz chromosome 12, ASM2569854v1, whole genome shotgun sequence genome, the region CGCCTCCAAAACAACCTTATTAGCTCACTCATATGCAATCTCTCCATGCAAATTTTCAATATCTTTTTCAACAAGAGTGAGGCGATCTTGTAACCTCTTATTTTGATCCACcagtattttgttttcttcatcCAATTACTTATGTAGTTCGTGAACCCTTTCCAAGGCCCCTATGGTGGATTGGTGAGCTTTTTGAGAGTCCATCCTCCTTACCTCCTCTTCGTTAATACCCTCACTGATCCCCACACTTACCATACTAGCTTCAGCCAAGGCCACCTAAAGAGATAATATCAGTTCCTTCAATGATGGTTTCTTCATGGAGCTGCATAATGCAGAAGGACAAACaggatttttttcttcttaaggCATAAAATCTTTCCACTGCCTACTTACCTCAGTAGGGCAATAAGGAAATTTTTGCATACTTAGGAGCTCGTGCCACAGAAATAATGTTTGTGTCTCACCATCAGTAgacataaatttcattaaaccttcAAGAGGGCCATGTTGAAAAAATTACACCAAAGGTGTCCTCTATAGATGGTCTTGGTAGAGGAGGAGACCCAAGAGGAGAAGGAATCATAGCAGGAACTATAACAGTGGTGGCCATATCACCATATGTTGCAACACGATCCTTCCCTTTCTTTCGACGAAGTTCCCTTACAAGGCTACCATTATCTTCGCTACTTAGAATAATATTGGCAACTCCAACAATAGTCTTCTGTTTCTTTCGAGTACTTGCGCTTCCTTCCATAGCAGAAGCACTAGAAGGACTTCCTCACTCATTTTGCATAAAAGATCAAACCTCCATGTATTCATCGATCTCCTAGGATAAACTTGTTAATTCCCTTGAACTCTCTTCAACAACACGAGtagtgtttgcatcaccaacaaGTCTATTATTAATACCAATAGTAATCATAAGGGGGTTTGCACTACCTTCTTGATCCCCTTCAAGTTTAGAGGACCACGAACGAGgctttaatttacaaaaattataaaattaatttgcaGGCTCCTCCTTTTTCCTAACAGAATAAGCCCTAACTCATTAGTGGCTCCATGTGGCCACATGAATTGAGCGGGCAAAACTGAAACGATGTTTGTACcattttcatcatcatcttGTCTCCATCTATTAGGGCTCAAATCTGTGAGGTTGTAGTGAAATATATTTCTGACAGTTAGCACCTCCTCAAGCTTTAATACATGACCTCGATGAAGCCTATAGAATTGAGCTCACCCCGCCTCCAATATGATATCTTGTCTTTGCAAGTACACACTATTGCTAGGTGTGGACCATTCAATAGGAAAGTCAAAACCAACtctgaatttattatttacccATATGTATTTACAGTGATTCAATCAAAGGGTCGAAGACTAATTGGAAACAATCGATTCCAGTCCATTGCGATGAGTAAAGTAAAACAAACCCAACGAACCCCCTCGATTACAAGCCTTCAGTTGGTATAGATTctggaaaacaaaaattaattgcaCCTCTTCTCACTGACCATATTCAATGAAGTAGCCACTGTGATCCACTATGAGAAATCGAATAGTTGTCTCGAAGCTATCCCATACTCGTCAAGTAGGTTGTAGAAAAATGGATGGAGTGGAAGATGAAAACTTTCTTCAAGTATGTGTAAAGGAAGCAAAAAACTTTCATTGGTGGTGTCACTCAATCGCCTTGACCCTTCAACAATCGAGAACTCATaagaaaatttaagtatttgaatccCCCGAGTGGCCAAGTGATGGTTCATATCTTCCTTTTTAGTGGTGCAAACATAGACTTTTGCTTCCACTGAAGCATTTACTTCATAGTGTTGTGAAGGCTCACTCCCTGAACCATCACGATTACCCTAAATAATACAACCACATCCTCTCACCCTAACCATTGTGTCTGAATAAACTCAAAAAAACCACAAAgacaatttgaaaattttaagaaaattaccTCTGAAACACGATTATCCTCCTCAATAGCAGCTcctcaaaaatttcaaattcaaatagtttGGTTCTTAGGGTTAAGGTAGTCtccttttaaaagaattttacacTTTAACAATTCACATGTCCGAGAATGAAGGCACAATTAGTTGTATACAGTTGTACCTATCCTTAAAACATGGTGAAGCGTGTATGACAATCTAAAGCGAAAAGCATACGCAATAAGTTTCTCTCTCAGTAATCTCCCACCTCGCAAAGTCAAGTTCTCAGAAGAGGCATGTTATAGCTCTTCCTTGAACTAGGTAGGGGACAAATTGTTATGGTGTTCACCATTATCGACTCACTACCAAGTACCCGATTAGGTCCCAACCCGTAGCCTACGTGGTtcgtgttagagtatgcccaaagatcaatcatgagatggttgtaataacatacttaatttatcatgtttattaatataaggcgttaccattattatttcaatttcttttctgtgtgtataaataaactgttttataataatgtcctgagaataatatgattattcttaaaagatccttagtcaagtattattgttggataggacaacgataatgcattaagactaacatgcgcttgattgatgataaagagttgtcattgatatggaatgtcgaatcgatgcatgaatatgtgtgttagagaacaacatattggatgacccattatgagtatgtttcttggattattatgtaattgtcacgacattactcatagtgattaatatgtatatgatcctcggacttgagatcatcataatcccaacatcgtgagtagtatatctTGATCTGATCAAGCGTATAACcgaatcggttgttctataaaggctgatgttggatataacacaatcgatgtagagggatatggttggtcgatatagaataagaccctcctacataatgggagtaatatcttaggccacttgattaagtgagactagaaatgcatggccatgctcaaataagttgatatgagatgtcatacttatttgtatatcgtagtctgcttaagatatcaaggaacatggaatggactatacaagtatGACTATTCCATGaattgtgtccaatccagatataaaggacttaaggattattgcataaaaggttaatcataaaaaggttatgtcgaatcatgatctcttgtgacttaggtagcaatgatgcattgctagatgccactcattgtttataacattggaatcgttctagtattactgctaacgttacaggaacctacagggtcacaccctatagttgaaatcaacggaataaaccatagttggtattgtttttgggggtCGCTTTAATTCgataatcaaatttccaacacattatgtacaaggttgttgtacgcataatgaggacatgaatttgccgtcaaagaaaaatcactttcaaaactgttttggggatttcttccattcgtagtcaactgggtggattacgtagaggccgggatcacgatagattgcggcttggttcgacagcagatcagactactcgttCTTGAGGCGTTCctgtctactctgaataaacattaggtaatttcgcaaccttttcaccccgattcgttcctcacacatggattcGTGGTTGGGATCgccgaattattattttttcgctgcgccataggggtgccggcgatccaacagtTCGCACCTTGAGTTCGCATGTGAGGTGTTCACGTCCTTTCATGAGATCGCACGATGTGGTTTAGAACTACCATGCAGGCGAACCCGCGCCTAAGGAACACATGTTAATCTTAGATTAGGGTACATGTTGGCATGCATGAGAACCTATCTATGATGTCACATCCATGGACAATAACTgtatcatataaaaaaatatttaaccctTTTTAAGATAAACACAAAAACACTCAACAATAACCAACGGATAGGTTATTTGTAATAACTATTTTAGAAtccaatttgtttatattattattactcaAATCCAAATAGGTactgaatttaataaatatataaataaattcacttttaaaatttttgaaagtcgAATTCATAATTCACAAACATAACCCAATTTTGAATAATGAATACTAAAACAATGGAAATatgatatttgaaaatattatccAAAGCAAACAATATTTCAACctacaaaaaagaagaaataaatagCTGAAAAAATTCAGGTCCCAACTATTCCTATTAAATTTGAGTagaaatacaaaattataatcatATGGGATGAATCATTTCTTTGTGGATTCCTATACAAATATTAGTAAATGCGTTTCCCAttcattattttacttttattaactGTCCTAGAATACAATTTTCTCTTGAATAATATTCAAAAGAATTTGGGGTTGACCTAACAAACGGGCAATGGCTTTGACGTGGCCAATCAACCGTCTTATTGGGTCAACaccttgaaaattaaaaaaaaaaaaaatcttaacaCTAATGGCCAATAATGGCAGTGTTCAAATGTCTCAACCTTACAACATCTTTTACAGAGGCTAAATTACAAACGGAAAGTTATGAAACTGGTTTTTCACTCCTCTTCTTTTCAccaacttgaaaaatataatttcagtATGCTGACTGTCACTACCACCACCAGCATCTGAATTCTGCCATTGAATCTCTTACTCCCATAGTGTTGCAGAAGTGGTTTTTGTTAGAGCAGTATTGCAGAAATGGCAAATTCAAATTTGAGCATCACTTGCTTCCAAGCTCCAAGGCACATGTTGTATCATTTCAAAGGATAGAAGTGCATTAAGAAACCTCATCATTCACCAAGCAGAAAAATCTTTAAATTCTCCAGGAGTGGCTTTCCTTTTCTTCGTTACAGAAATTGCTGTTATATTGGTATCAGCAGTAGCAGACTCACTTTGGGTGTGCCTAGCCTTTAAGTACTTTCCAACACCACCACTACCAACAGCTCCGGATTCTGCTGTTCCTGTTCCTGGATTGCTATACCACGACCCAATCTTATCctggaaattcaaagaaattgcCTAAAATGATTGGCtgtaaagaaaatatgaagtaataataataaaataaaactaaaatccaGATTCTGAGGATCACGGGATCCAAACTAACATTATCTTCATCCTCAGCTGCCTTGTCACCATTgctcttctctttctcttcctCTTCATCAGGTTCCAAGTACGGATTTACAAATACTGTGACACTAACTATTTTAATCTCTTCCTGCACAAGCAACAGAGGAGAACAAAGAAATTAGATCTGGAACATAAAATAATCCAGAAGCCCATCCTTGAAACAGTACCGATGCTTAAATTCAACGAAGGAAACATTCAGAGCAATACAATCATCACAATCAGAATTTTCCTACCAAACAGTTTATCAGTAGCAAATAATACACGAATGGAAAAACAAAATGCAGCAGCAAGCACCACACAAACAGATATGCAAGACTTACTGTAAACAAAAATTGGTTTTGACCTCAATATCATTTTTTATGCAGAACTTAATAAAACGAAAGAATATAGAACCAAAAAGCTAACAATTTATAAATAGAGAAAAGGGGAATTCGCATTTGTATTCAAGAGGCATTCAACTAAGCTGCAAAGATTAAGCACATGCAATCATGGAAAGATATACATACTCGAGATATTACTAATTATGGAAAGTATACTCAACATCCGAACTCACCAGAGGTTTGTCATTGTCATCCACAGGAACCTTCTCCATAGCTGACAGTGTCGTCAAGCCACCAACAACTCCACCAAATACAGTATGTTTGAAGTTTAAATGATTTGCAGATTTGTATAGAATGAAAAACTGCGAACCATTTGTGTGAGGGCCACTGTTGGCCATACTAACAACACCTCTTCCTGAGTGAAGCAACTTAGAGTTAAGTTCATCATTGAAAGGCTTCCCCCATATGGATTCACCCCCTCTCCCAGTACCAGTTGGATCACCACCTTGAATCATGAAATTCCTAGAAACCAGAAAGTATAACATCATCAACATGAGTCATACAACCAAGCCAAGTAATGAAAACAGTGGACAGAATTTGAACTGAGCAATTGTCAATACCGAATGTTTCTATGGAAGGCCACTCCATTGTAATAGCCTCGATCACAAAGAGTGATGAAGTTCTCACATGTCCTTGGAGTAATATCACAGTGCAGCTCAATGTTCAAATCACCATGTGTTGTATGCAGCTGAACGTAACCTTTCTTTTTAGGATTTTTCTCAACTTTAACATACTCAAATTCATTTTTGGTAACAGGATCATAGGAGGTAGAAGTAAAGGATCGTGAAGCAGCACCAGTTGTATAACGGCTCTTCACCTGATGAATCCAATGTTAACACTGACCAAGGTTCAAACTGCATAAAGACATCTTGAGGCATTTTGTACAAACTAAAAACCTGTCATGACTAAGAATATCCATGAATGTCTTCCTAAAGGAATTAACCTTTTGCACACTATCAATTGATTCATGATAGAATGACAGTTATCACAAGTCATTATCACCAGAATGACGAATCAACAAATTGACACCAAACAAGATCTCTAAAAGACTACTAATTAACAGGAGATAGAAACATAGAACAATGATAAACTTGGTATTAGTTTAGGATGAAATGAAGCTCTATGATAAGTAGTTACGCCTAAAAGATAAGCCAGGAAACTGAGGAATTTACCATCTTAGCATTCACAGGTGCCCTATCTCCAGCCATGTGCATAGCAATTCGAGCAGCAGTTTTATCACTTGATGCAGCTTTTGCTGCAGCAGCACTTCTTCCATGTACTGAAGCAGATGCAGCATCTACAATACTAAACGCAGGTTGACTTTTACTCTCCCCATTTGCATCTGACTTGGAATCCTCTTTAATGCGAGACCTGGCAGCTAAAATGGCAGCAAGAGCAGCAGCCCTCTCATTTTGAGCCTTGGTCCCACCACCTCCAAGCAGAGCAGCTTGCTTTGCTTTGTCAGTTCCAAGCTCTGCTAGCATCTGCTTGATATCCCCAGCGACATTAATGTTATAAGTTGGATCTGAACTCATTTTCCTTAGTTCTGCAACAAGATTATAGGAAAATCAAGACCATAAATTATAAGGGGCAAACATAGCTAATCCTACCAGCAAGCACAGCCAAAACAGCAATAAAATACAATACCTTCATCATCGACCTTCAAACTATTTTTTACATGATCAAAATCCAGGGTAACCTTACCGTCAAGTGCATTAGGATTCTGCAAACATGAGCAGCAATACGAGAAGGAACTTATAATCATTAAGTGACACTGGCAAAACAAATAATTGATgtgttaatcaaataaaaacagaaaataaattaaatgcacTGCTTACCTGAATTGTAATTATATCTTCCTTAGTGAAAGGTTCATCTGTAAGAAGCTCTTTCCAATTTTTGGTCTTGATGtttaattctttaattgcctgcaatagaaacaaaaaggaaaaacattATCATGCTTTAACACATCTATCTGACCATAAGAGGAAACGTTGACAATATAAGCAATAAACTATACCTCATAACAGAAAACATTTCCTGAAGTCTTCACAGCAACTATGTGTGTGTACTCAGTAAAAACTTTGTTCAGCACAGGGCAATGATACTCCCCTGCATTAAGGCACCATTTCAATATCCTTGAGGCATGAAAAGTAAACCAAACGTGCAAATACTAAAGACATCTAAAATAAAGTCAATtcttaaaatatgtataattgaaaaGAATAGCAATCAGCATACCAACATAGTTGCACATAAAACAATAAAGTAGAACAACATTCATGAACAGCCTTCTACCAAATTGCACCAGTATAATCAATATAACAACAGTAATAAGAAGACCATAGCAAGGTTTACATCTATTACACATGAGAATTAATAGCCTTTATTTCCACCATCACCAAAGAGTATTTCAAGCATTTATTCCATTTCTCATTTAGTTAAAACTGATTCCCCAAAGATATGATTTCAAAGTATAACAAACATAGGATTTATTAGTATGTGCAAGTGCAATTTCCCCTACTACCCTTTGTTACCAACTTCACAGTAATTGCAGAAGGTTGTCTTGACAGAACCTACAAATATTAAACCGTGTCACTGAAGAGCGAGGCCATAGACAAGCAGACTCTAATTCCAACTTCTTGATTGTCGGCTCAAAATTAAGCCAAAGATGAAGTGCACTCTAGTCTGGCAGAacattaagtatttaaaataataaagaacagGAAGTAACTACAAAAGCGGGCAGAAATTGCATCCTTCACTAACTCgtttatagagaaaatgaaaataataaccTAAATATAACATGCAACAACCGTCCCATGGTTTTGTTTATGCAACCCAAAACAAGGTAACTGTATAACATCCAAAATTCACATGTCATAGCTAAATGAAGACACAGACACACACACTCAAGTTCAACCTTGTCGAAAAAGTTATAAGAAGTCAGGTAAAGAATAGAAGACCAATATTTAGTTTTGCAGGAAATTGCTGTAACTCATGCAATATATATATCCACCATTTATCTCATGCACCAAATAAAAGAACCTAGAAAGCTATTAATGTAATCTATAATCAAATTGACAATTCACACAAGGAACAGCatcttaattaaactatattttttttactgaaaGGAACAATATTTCAAACAAGTATCCCCTTTTAACATGAACTTTAGAAACTTTACTTCTAAATCTACAACATACTTTGTTGAAACCTGACAGCAATATATTATATGGCTCGCTCAATTTCTTTGGTTCATTGAATTAAAACGTGAACTCGAAAATAAATATTCCAAACCTTCAGAGTTCTTGTGGAAAGTAAGATTGATAAGATCCTCCTGCTTCAATGGAGCCCCAGTAACCGGATGCTTCCCATACTTTCTAATATAGGGAACTATATTCCTGAAccagaaaacaataaaaaataataaaaccccCTAAATTACACTATATATAAGCTTAAAATAAGTAACAACGAAATGAAAAGATACCAACATTAAATCGAAGACGCTGCCATCCTTCGTGCATACAGGCAACTCGAAGGGCGTGAATGTAAGGCTGAATAAGACaaccagaaaagaaaaaaaatgaatataataagATGTAAAGCAAAAATGGTATAAAGCAAAAATGGGAATGGAAAGTGAGGCATACGCGCAGCAATAGAAGGGAAGGCGTTTGAAAGGGGTACGATTTTCTTTGGATTTAGCGCCGCCCCACTCGGTAGCCCACTCCGTCTTCGTTATGAACATTCGATCTTTGCTGTGCTGTTTCTTTCCCATCTTGGCGACCTTCTCCGGGACAATTCAATTGCTATGGCTAGGGTTTATGATATGGGGGAGGGGAAATTGGATTTTTTTCTGATTAGGGATTATGGGGGGGAGGTTTTGACTTTTGACCGCTGAGACCCTGAGTTCTGATGAGTATCGCTTCCGATAATTACCGGCCTTTTGAATCAGCTAAAACGCCCAATTTAAAGCCCGTTGAAATAATTGGgcttattttcatttattcgaAAAAACTTGAGAatttcccattttctttttatttttatatattgtaaaaCAGTTCATATTTTTACGATATTATAATATATCTCATATTGCATTTATGGAATCTATCATGTATTAGTTCTCTTTCtctgaaaatatagaaaatggaTATGTGAAAATTTAGTCGATGTATATTAGATGAATTAGTAAAATAGTCtctctattaaaattatatcgttaaatgtttattttgattatatatatatatatatgatataataacaaatttaaatctCGAACTTTAcatacttattcaatttggcTCTTTTTACTCTtctttgttgatgtggcattattttattttatatgctaCCGGTGGCCGAATGTGGCATTAAGTTTTGGAGAGattgcattaaaattttcaaaaattttgatgcttaatgagatttttcaaaaaaaaaatagggctctaattttattttattttttgagaaaattaatgagtaattaaatttttaaaaaaggtttaattaaaatttccaaaacttttaaagagcttaattaaatttttcaacaaatttgGGGGCCTAAGtaaattatcaataattttgaAGGGTTTATTGatcattttccaaatttttgagAGGGCCAAGTCCCTTTGACTCTTCTTATATTCGGTCTTTGTATGCCATGtcaagtaaatattaaaaaaatatttaaaattttaaaaataataaattctaaaaattttataaatttatgaaagtaAAAGGATGGAAATGTAATTAAATCTctacattttcaattttcaattaaattttcttattcaatcAAATAACCATGGTTGTTTGAATTGGATTAAACTGTTAAATCGAAATTGATCAAAATATCAATCTAGAGAGAACATCAGAGCAattgacttaaaaattaatacaaagcGATTGAACTCAATAATTAAACTGATTGAATcaaattacttttatatatttttaataatttatttaataaaaccaTCAATCCAATACCTTTACTCCAAAGTCCAAACAATGAATTGCCTTCACACGTCTCTCCACTAGCCAACTCGACAAATGGGTCAACTCCCGGTCTCAATAATAACCGGAACTTCCTCCGATAGAAAGGTGTGATATTTGTattgtttttagtaaaattatcgttattgattaaaaaaatggaGGCTTTTTCAAagtttctttacttttcaaGTATTTTAATTGCTTCATAATTTGGATGAAAACTGGAAAAGCATCATTTGTCAAATTGGGCTTTAGTAATTGCATAATTTGATCGTGTTAGGTTAGAATTTGAGCTCTAAGTTGAATGATTTCATCatagtttgtaatttttaattgatttaataaataaaattacaatgtattcacttaatatattttatacgaGTGTTTTCAAACATGAaaactaaatgaataaatgaatattgaCTCACTAATtatttaaggtttaattaataataagttaCATTATATGATCGATTATAAAGTGAGGAGACAACTTATACTAGTAGTtaatctaaattatttgtaGTTCATGGAATCAAATTGATCAAATGATTCATGCTAAGACTATTATCTTGTCTATAAGTCTAATCGGGAGATAACTTATCTTGACTATCGAAGCTAGATTGACTTCTAGaaatagagacatagatatgaTTATTTGAACCAACAATATATTGAGTGGGACACAAgttgaataaaaaatgagtTGTAATAAAAATTTGTGGTTTCTTATTAACTTACGTTAGAAAGTAACAAAGAGGAAGATATGAGTTACaatgaaaatttatggtttatttattaatgtcatCTATATTTACATTGTGATagataagttaaaaaaaatacatcatCAACATCAACGGGGAGAATGTGTGCCGCACGACGGTGGGTGACTGTCACAAGGAGGATTTCTACGCACAACTATTACTAGGGGCTCATAAACTGGTTCGTTACCATTGTCCTCATTATGTTTGTCTTTACCCCCACCCTCGTCGCCATCATCTTCGTGTTCATGTTCAAATTCACCTTCGTCGTCTTCTTTGTCTTCGCCTTGGTCTCTATCGCCTTCCTTCGTGCTCAAGTGCAGTGCCATCCTAGCCTCCCATCGTGTACCCTCCACTCTAGCAGAAGATGGTTGCGCCAAAGACCGACCTCAATAGAACAACAATGCACTTGGTGTTTGAGACATTATTGGTGTGTAAGTGTACGGTGTCCCAAAACTCGTATATGTCGACATTGAACTAGGCATCGAAACTGGCATCGGCTGCTGGATCGATGACGACATCGGTGTTGTCATCGTTGAAGGTACATGCGGTGGCATCTGGCTCGGCATATATGACATAATTGAAGTTGGCATGGGGGTGTAGAATGCAAAGGACGTTGGTGCCCCGAAATATGTACCCGCGAAAACagaagtgtaacacccctaacccgtatccgtcgccgaattggggttacgaggcattaccggacataaagcttattttaaattttagttaacatatgaacttttttttaacaatacaaaacTGAATAATGcactatatataaaaatatattttatatagcataaacaaaatgaaacaaatcaaGTATACcaaatttgcatgcttaataattaattcaagtaCATAGACTAACCATTCAAGCAAATTGAAAGTGtacattttaccatttcaatcaaaCTCAAAAACCTAGACATATTCAACCATTCATATTTCACAATCTCTATATAGTTAACATAAGCATATTCGATCATTGcacataaattatttaatccttagcacattataataatataaccgaacctattttaatcaaatactaTAACCGAATATGCTACATAACCAAgtcataaatttaacaatttaatagtTCACCTAACCAAATACACAAGCACATAATAGCGAATTTGGTAACTACCTATAAGgcgaatatatatattcaaacttaAACCTAGCCGAATGAAGCTTGGCtattatgtacatatatataatataccatCTATTAGCAATCAAATAATTTAGCTAATGACTTAACACTTTCAAATTTCCATGTAAGACTTATACTTACTATACTCATAACTTAATTCATCACTCactatcaaaacatattaaacaagTTAAACATAAACTTACATTAACCAAGATTATACACACAAACATAAACAAAGTaattatattacatataaaacAAGCTAAGGCTAAATTCTTAAAACCGAATTCAATAtgcacatatataaaaatataccaTAGCCGAATATACTTAATTAACAATATCATTTAGACTAATTTATCAAAGGCTTAAGGATTAAACATAGCTCTATACTTATAAACCATAACCGAATCTATATaataccaaaaccaaatcaTACCATACAAGTATGATATACTTGCTAATACCTATCCGACATACATTTTATTTAGCatcaatcaatatatataaatatacattcgTATTTAAATCATCCCATAACCAAATCAATCCATCACCCAATGCAtaacaattatacatatactAATCACTTAATCGAATTTAATATGTCCAAACTATATACAACACACTTATTTACCTATCACGAGCTTATACAATAATCAAATATGCAT harbors:
- the LOC105763450 gene encoding peptidyl-prolyl cis-trans isomerase CYP65 isoform X3 yields the protein MGKKQHSKDRMFITKTEWATEWGGAKSKENRTPFKRLPFYCCALTFTPFELPVCTKDGSVFDLMNIVPYIRKYGKHPVTGAPLKQEDLINLTFHKNSEGEYHCPVLNKVFTEYTHIVAVKTSGNVFCYEAIKELNIKTKNWKELLTDEPFTKEDIITIQCHLMIISSFSYCCSCLQNPNALDELRKMSSDPTYNINVAGDIKQMLAELGTDKAKQAALLGGGGTKAQNERAAALAAILAARSRIKEDSKSDANGESKSQPAFSIVDAASASVHGRSAAAAKAASSDKTAARIAMHMAGDRAPVNAKMVKSRYTTGAASRSFTSTSYDPVTKNEFEYVKVEKNPKKKGYVQLHTTHGDLNIELHCDITPRTCENFITLCDRGYYNGVAFHRNIRNFMIQGGDPTGTGRGGESIWGKPFNDELNSKLLHSGRGVVSMANSGPHTNGSQFFILYKSANHLNFKHTVFGGVVGGLTTLSAMEKVPVDDNDKPLEEIKIVSVTVFVNPYLEPDEEEEKEKSNGDKAAEDEDNDKIGSWYSNPGTGTAESGAVGSGGVGKYLKARHTQSESATADTNITAISVTKKRKATPGEFKDFSAW
- the LOC105763450 gene encoding peptidyl-prolyl cis-trans isomerase CYP65 isoform X4, which encodes MGKKQHSKDRMFITKTEWATEWGGAKSKENRTPFKRLPFYCCALTFTPFELPVCTKDGSVFDLMNIVPYIRKYGKHPVTGAPLKQEDLINLTFHKNSEGEYHCPVLNKVFTEYTHIVAVKTSGNVFCYEAIKELNIKTKNWKELLTDEPFTKEDIITIQNPNALDELRKMSSDPTYNINVAGDIKQMLAELGTDKAKQAALLGGGGTKAQNERAAALAAILAARSRIKEDSKSDANGESKSQPAFSIVDAASASVHGRSAAAAKAASSDKTAARIAMHMAGDRAPVNAKMVKSRYTTGAASRSFTSTSYDPVTKNEFEYVKVEKNPKKKGYVQLHTTHGDLNIELHCDITPRTCENFITLCDRGYYNGVAFHRNIRNFMIQGGDPTGTGRGGESIWGKPFNDELNSKLLHSGRGVVSMANSGPHTNGSQFFILYKSANHLNFKHTVFGGVVGGLTTLSAMEKVPVDDNDKPLEEIKIVSVTVFVNPYLEPDEEEEKEKSNGDKAAEDEDNDKIGSWYSNPGTGTAESGAVGSGGVGKYLKARHTQSESATADTNITAISVTKKRKATPGEFKDFSAW
- the LOC105763450 gene encoding peptidyl-prolyl cis-trans isomerase CYP65 isoform X1 produces the protein MGKKQHSKDRMFITKTEWATEWGGAKSKENRTPFKRLPFYCCALTFTPFELPVCTKDGSVFDLMNIVPYIRKYGKHPVTGAPLKQEDLINLTFHKNSEGEYHCPVLNKVFTEYTHIVAVKTSGNVFCYEAIKELNIKTKNWKELLTDEPFTKEDIITIQCHLMIISSFSYCCSCLQNPNALDGKVTLDFDHVKNSLKVDDEELRKMSSDPTYNINVAGDIKQMLAELGTDKAKQAALLGGGGTKAQNERAAALAAILAARSRIKEDSKSDANGESKSQPAFSIVDAASASVHGRSAAAAKAASSDKTAARIAMHMAGDRAPVNAKMVKSRYTTGAASRSFTSTSYDPVTKNEFEYVKVEKNPKKKGYVQLHTTHGDLNIELHCDITPRTCENFITLCDRGYYNGVAFHRNIRNFMIQGGDPTGTGRGGESIWGKPFNDELNSKLLHSGRGVVSMANSGPHTNGSQFFILYKSANHLNFKHTVFGGVVGGLTTLSAMEKVPVDDNDKPLEEIKIVSVTVFVNPYLEPDEEEEKEKSNGDKAAEDEDNDKIGSWYSNPGTGTAESGAVGSGGVGKYLKARHTQSESATADTNITAISVTKKRKATPGEFKDFSAW
- the LOC105763450 gene encoding peptidyl-prolyl cis-trans isomerase CYP65 isoform X2, whose translation is MGKKQHSKDRMFITKTEWATEWGGAKSKENRTPFKRLPFYCCALTFTPFELPVCTKDGSVFDLMNIVPYIRKYGKHPVTGAPLKQEDLINLTFHKNSEGEYHCPVLNKVFTEYTHIVAVKTSGNVFCYEAIKELNIKTKNWKELLTDEPFTKEDIITIQNPNALDGKVTLDFDHVKNSLKVDDEELRKMSSDPTYNINVAGDIKQMLAELGTDKAKQAALLGGGGTKAQNERAAALAAILAARSRIKEDSKSDANGESKSQPAFSIVDAASASVHGRSAAAAKAASSDKTAARIAMHMAGDRAPVNAKMVKSRYTTGAASRSFTSTSYDPVTKNEFEYVKVEKNPKKKGYVQLHTTHGDLNIELHCDITPRTCENFITLCDRGYYNGVAFHRNIRNFMIQGGDPTGTGRGGESIWGKPFNDELNSKLLHSGRGVVSMANSGPHTNGSQFFILYKSANHLNFKHTVFGGVVGGLTTLSAMEKVPVDDNDKPLEEIKIVSVTVFVNPYLEPDEEEEKEKSNGDKAAEDEDNDKIGSWYSNPGTGTAESGAVGSGGVGKYLKARHTQSESATADTNITAISVTKKRKATPGEFKDFSAW